In Amyelois transitella isolate CPQ chromosome 26, ilAmyTran1.1, whole genome shotgun sequence, the following proteins share a genomic window:
- the LOC106135279 gene encoding uncharacterized protein LOC106135279 — protein MGNMDLNKRGIVGKIETIEKSDKYYEIKYGTGEQARLYILNSHVFRFYMSPTGIFLDYPVPMEPTDTAKINVKSVEEYDKKYHLDSIIDDNESSFVIRTNKIAIIFDKIHATMKVHDERTNKYVMHESQPLSYVDNKAKQTLHQNEHEYFFGGGMQNGRFSHKGEVIKIVNTNNWVDGGVSSPCPFYWSTHGYGVLRNTWQPGIYDFGSESTHFITTIHKGSDFDAFYFINSQPRDILKDYYELTGNPTFMPEYAFYQAHLNTFNRDYWVEVDADTFLAILFEDGKYYKKFQPDQIHGKPNPILESLNGEKDNYQFSARAMVDRYQLHDMPIGWFIPNDGYGSGYGQTDSLAGDIENLKKFAEYAREHGVHVALWTESNLEPKDPEHPIKGDRDLHKEVSKAGVVALKCDVAWIGNGYSFAMSAVEHAAEIFEKATKRHRKMIIMVDGWAGTQRHSGIWTGDQSGGEWEYIRFHIPTYIGSGLSGIPIIGSDMDGIYKGGVKNINVRDFQWKAFTPLQLNMDGWGWKQKTPFSFDNEATAINRAYLKLKSMLMPYNYTIGHEATEDLPMIRAMFLEFAHEKLSYSIHSQYQFMWGPNILVAPVYNEESHKGEFVRHGIYLPDPNQIWIDLFTGKKYQGGKTLNYMKCPLWKIPVFVRDGSIIPMTNANNHPGEIKRDNRIFNIYANKHSSFKVFEDDGESAAHLHGHFAETEINVIGPDTNHPGSLHINIEKTKGSYERMVKERTTLLRIMASKPPSSQVKVAVNGVPLQLSEVKTLDDFDDHVNVYFFNDKYVINPYLEEFGHEKLNQKFLMIKIEKLDVTESHIQIKVGDFINKSEILHGESNFKESLQVPSEFAVKDEDVLPTSISPSWKAVDDAAYYEIERDGDLFTNIIGTKFVFGYLKYDSTHAFRIRSVNRHGHSSWSDYIYTTTKGDPYRDTVEGVKVSCNLPSQPGQEVENLTDDDSSSMWHTNWDNAGQAKPEKGIYIELSFDLGAVYAIKKVEYVPREDAGNGTFLQVKYTTSTDGAIWKEMSKDMIFPHDANSKEIVLNGSSFRYMRLIVNKSVGNFGSGMHFRFYKDMS, from the coding sequence ATGGGTAACATGGATCTAAATAAACGGGGAATTGTTGGGAAAATCGAAACAATAGAAAAATCCGATAAATATTACGAAATTAAATATGGCACTGGCGAACAAGCGAGACTGTACATCCTGAACAGCCATGTTTTCAGGTTTTATATGTCTCCAACTGGAATTTTCCTGGACTATCCGGTACCTATGGAACCTACGGACACTGCCAAAATAAACGTTAAATCTGTCGAGGAGTACGATAAAAAGTATCACCTAGATTCCATTATCGATGACAATGAGTCTAGTTTCGTAATTCGTACAAACAAAATAGCAATAATATTTGATAAGATACATGCAACAATGAAAGTACACGACGAGAGAACCAACAAATATGTAATGCATGAGTCACAACCGCTATCATACGTCGACAACAAAGCCAAACAGACGCTACATCAAAACGAACACGAGTACTTCTTCGGAGGGGGGATGCAGAATGGGAGATTTTCCCATAAAGGGGAAGTTATCAAAATTGTCAATACTAATAATTGGGTGGACGGCGGCGTATCCTCCCCATGTCCATTCTATTGGTCTACGCATGGGTATGGAGTACTGAGAAACACGTGGCAGCCTGGCATATACGATTTCGGATCCGAATCTACACATTTTATCACCACGATTCATAAGGGATCAGATTTCGAcgcattttacttcataaaTTCTCAGCCCCGAGAcattttaaaagattattatGAACTGACTGGAAACCCTACTTTCATGCCTGAGTATGCTTTCTACCAAGCACATTTAAACACATTCAATCGCGATTACTGGGTTGAGGTCGATGCGGACACTTTTTTGGCTATTTTGTTTGAAGATGGGAAGTACTATAAGAAGTTTCAACCTGACCAAATACATGGTAAACCTAATCCTATTCTGGAATCATTAAATGGTGAGAAAGACAACTATCAATTTTCAGCACGGGCTATGGTAGACAGATACCAATTGCATGATATGCCGATAGGTTGGTTCATTCCCAATGACGGATATGGCTCAGGTTATGGACAAACTGATTCTTTAGCTGGAGACattgaaaatcttaaaaagttCGCTGAATATGCAAGAGAACATGGTGTTCATGTAGCATTATGGACTGAATCTAATCTAGAACCAAAAGATCCAGAGCATCCCATAAAAGGAGATAGAGATTTACACAAAGAAGTGAGTAAGGCTGGTGTCGTAGCTCTAAAGTGCGATGTTGCTTGGATTGGAAATGGATATTCCTTTGCTATGAGTGCTGTGGAGCATGCTGCTGAAATATTTGAGAAAGCAACAAAGCGCCACAGAAAGATGATCATAATGGTTGATGGATGGGCTGGTACTCAAAGACATTCCGGTATTTGGACTGGTGATCAATCAGGAGGCGAGTGGGAATACATTCGTTTCCATATCCCTACCTATATTGGTTCAGGCCTCTCTGGAATCCCGATCATCGGATCAGATATGGATGGCATTTATAAAGGTGGTGTAAAGAATATCAATGTAAGAGATTTTCAATGGAAAGCTTTTACTCCATTACAACTAAACATGGATGGTTGGGGTTGGAAGCAGAAAACTCCTTTCAGTTTTGACAATGAGGCTACAGCCATCAATAGGGCATATTTGAAGCTCAAATCGATGCTAATGCCATACAACTACACTATTGGACACGAGGCAACCGAAGATCTGCCGATGATAAGAGCAATGTTTCTAGAGTTTGCTCACGAGAAACTATCGTACTCAATACACTCGCAATACCAGTTTATGTGGGGTCCAAACATTTTAGTAGCACCCGTATACAATGAGGAAAGCCACAAAGGCGAATTTGTTCGTCATGGAATATATTTACCGGATCCGAATCAAATTTGGATAGATCTTTTTACAGGCAAAAAGTATCAAGGCGGGAAAACCTTGAACTATATGAAGTGTCCCCTCTGGAAAATCCCAGTCTTTGTTAGAGATGGTTCTATAATTCCGATGACAAATGCCAACAATCATCCGGGAGAGATCAAGCGGGATAATAgaatctttaatatttatgctAACAAGCATTCAAGTTTCAAAGTTTTTGAAGATGACGGTGAATCTGCTGCTCATTTACATGGCCATTTCGCTGAAACGGAAATAAACGTAATAGGTCCAGATACAAATCACCCAGGTAGTTTGCATATTAATATCGAGAAAACCAAAGGTTCCTATGAACGAATGGTGAAAGAGAGAACTACTTTATTGAGAATAATGGCTTCGAAACCACCTAGCTCTCAAGTTAAAGTGGCGGTTAATGGTGTACCTTTGCAATTGTCAGAAGTTAAAACTTTAGACGACTTTGATGATCATGTTAATGTGTACTTTTTCAATGATAAGTATGTTATTAATCCATACCTGGAAGAATTTGGACATGAGAAATTGAACCAAAAGTTCTTGATGATCAAAATTGAGAAACTGGATGTTACTGAAAgtcatattcaaataaaagttggagacttcattaataaaagtgaaatattGCATGgggaaagtaattttaaagaaagtcTGCAAGTGCCATCGGAATTCGCTGTAAAGGATGAAGATGTGCTGCCAACATCTATAAGTCCTAGCTGGAAGGCTGTGGACGATGCGGCCTATTATGAAATCGAAAGAGATGGGGATCTTTTCACGAATATAATTGGAACTAAATTCGTTTTTGGCTACTTAAAATATGACTCGACGCATGCTTTTAGGATTAGGTCTGTGAATCGCCATGGGCATTCAAGCTGGAGTGATTACATTTATACAACTACCAAAGGGGATCCTTACCGAGATACTGTAGAAGGAGTTAAAGTCTCTTGCAATTTGCCAAGTCAACCTGGACAAGAAGTTGAAAACCTAACTGATGATGACTCTAGTAGTATGTGGCATACCAACTGGGATAATGCAGGTCAAGCAAAGCCTGAAAAAGGTATCTATATAGAACTGTCGTTTGACTTAGGAGCAGTGTATGCCATAAAGAAGGTTGAATATGTACCACGCGAAGATGCAGGCAATGGAACCTTTTTACAGGTTAAATACACAACATCCACTGATGGTGCTATATGGAAAGAAATGTCCAAAGATATGATATTCCCGCATGATGCAAACAGTAAGGAGATCGTGTTGAATGGTTCGAGTTTTCGTTATATGAGGCTAATTGTCAACAAAAGCGTGGGGAATTTCGGCTCAGGCATGCATTTTAGGTTTTACAAAGACATGTCATAA
- the LOC106135281 gene encoding tRNA (adenine(37)-N6)-methyltransferase, translating to MSENIEHYRNQIVLARTEIKNLRQQLSALKHEHLKEISVIKSALNDLRCTNCAGTASTVVNHTDSLPTTSSSNDDISLQPIGVIETPFQNKRGVPRQPSVLANARGTVVIDQKVFNNPEHALSGLEEFSHIWIIFYFHATESTSVPAKVAPPRLGGERRGVFSTRSPHRPCPIGLSLVKIHSIDGNKIHFLGVDMVSGTPVLDIKPYIPQYDYPTTFPDAMSSVTRPPTEGISDAADSMAGLAVDEESTSLSPRTLHPIRIETSPLSRSPFEDEASGDHQSLLTPVSPSPDSPSSIDQLDGPFRQTRRLDTERGAPDGQERYTPPQSAFLMNMTDDGIRVAPWISNPPSQRYAVRFTEDALQRLNDLIGDRANTFKSNIESLLSEDPRSHYVRSRYPDHEYSCVLEDLSISCVFDENSFVCTIMAVRSADDLQQA from the exons atgtcAGAAAATATCGAACATTATCGGAATCAAATAGTTTTAGCTAGAACcgaaataaagaatttacg GCAACAGCTATCTGCACTTAAACATGAGCATCTAAAGGAAATAAGTGTCATAAAATCAGCTCTGAACGACTTGCGGTGTACAAATTGTGCCGGAaccg CTTCTACTGTGGTAAACCACACAGACAGTCTGCCAACTACATCATCTTCAAATGATGACATCTCCTTACAACCAATTGGAGTGATAGAAACTCCATTCCAGAATAAGAGGGGGGTTCCTCGACAACCGTCAGTGCTGGCCAATGCTCGGGGAACTGTTGTGATAGATCAAAAAGTGTTTAATAATCCAGAACACGCTTTGAGTGGTCTGGAGGAGTTTTCTCATATTTG GATAATATTCTACTTCCATGCGACAGAGTCGACCAGCGTTCCGGCGAAAGTGGCGCCGCCGCGACTCGGTGGCGAAAGGCGAGGAGTGTTCTCCACCAGATCTCCACATCGGCCATGTCCTATTGGGTTGTCGCTAGTCAAAATCCATAGCATTGATG GCAACAAAATCCACTTCCTCGGCGTGGACATGGTGTCTGGCACTCCAGTGTTGGACATCAAGCCTTACATTCCACAGTACGATTACCCAACAACATTCCCTGACGCCATGTCGTCTGTGACCCGTCCTCCGACTGAAGGGATCAGTGACGCAGCAGACAGCATGGCTGGTTTGGCAGTAGACGAAGAGTCTACAAG cTTAAGCCCTCGAACCTTACACCCCATCAGAATCGAGACTAGTCCCTTATCTCGATCACCTTTCGAAGACGAAGCTTCAGGTGACCACCAGTCCCTCCTGACACCAGTCTCACCATCCCCTGACTCTCCTTCTAGCATAGACCAGCTCGATGGCCCCTTCAGACAAACAAGAAGATTGGATACCGAACGAGGAGCACCCGATGGCCAAGAAAGATATACACCACCACAATCAGCATTCCTTATGAACATGACTGATGATGGAATAAGAGTAGCTCCATGGATATCAAACCCACCATCACAGCGTTACGCAGTGAGGTTCACAGAAGATGCTCTCCAGAGGTTGAATGATCTCATCGGAGATAGAGCGAACACATTCAAAAGCAATATTGAAAGTCTACTTTCAGAGGATCCGAGATCTCATTACGTAAGGAGCAGATACCCTGATCATGAATACAGTTGTGTTTTAGAAGATTTGTCGATAAGTTGTGTGTTTGATGAGAATAGCTTCGTTTGTACGATAATGGCGGTAAGAAGCGCCGATGACTTGCAGCAGGCatga